Sequence from the Clostridium butyricum genome:
AGAAACTAAGTATGCTACTCCAACACCTAAAGCTATTTGAATAAAAGATGCAATCAAATAGTAAATACTAACAAATAAAGGTTGAAAATATTTTGGGTCGCTTAAAATTGTTTGATAATTTTTTAAACCTACAAAGTTTTTAACCTTACTTATACCATCCCAGTCTGTAAAGCTGTATCCTGCCATTGATATTGCTGGTAAATAGGTGAATACTGCAAGTAATACTACTGGAACCATTAAAAATAATATTGAAATTATAATTTTCTGTTTTTTATATGGTAATGATGAAAATCCTAATTTTCGCTTTTGCTTGCTTGGAAAATCTGGCTTAACATCAACTTTTTCTAAATCTGTTGTCATAAATAGCACCTCTCTACTTTCTTAGTGAAAGGCGATATCTATGCACATATGAAATATCGCCTTTTCTTTACTTTAACAATTAGATTTCTAATTATTTCCCTATTGAATCTATTCCTTTAACCCAGCTTTCATTTAATGATTTCATATAATCATCAAAGCTTTGTTTTCCATTTCCAAGTCCAATTTCAATAACTGTCTTAATCCATGTTGGATCACTTAAATTGATTAATGATTCTTTTTGTACTGCATCAAAATCTTTTGCTTGCTCTGTTGTACCTGCTTTTTGTTGTATTAATTCAACATTACCACCTGTCTTTAAGAAATCAGGTAATTCAGTTCCTTTTAATGATGAAAGCATGTTTGAATCTTGTGGATATCTTTCAACAAAGAACTTAACAAAATCTTTTGCTACTTCTTTATTTTCACTGTTTTTGTTTACACCCATTCTATAATCTGCTGCAACTTGAATATTTTGTTTTCCATTTACAGTAGATGGTGCTGCCATGAATTTTATGTTATCTGGATTTTGTGATTTAGCTTTAATTTGTCCAATTGCCCAAGAACCTAAGCACATTACTCCAATCTTTCCATCAGCCATTGCTTGCTTAGAATATTCCCAATCAGAAGTCATTGGATCTTGTTCAACACATTGATTTGCAACTGCATCATATAATAATTTTAATGATGTATATGTTACAGAACCTGGTAAGAATTCGTTCTTATCATAGAACATTTTATTTAAGTAATCTGTATCTCCAGCCATTGAAGTTTCAATTCCATTTGAGAAGTTTGTTAATGTCCAAGAATCCTTATAATTTGTATAGTAAGGAATTACATCTGGACATTTTTCTTTTATTTGTTTTAATGCATTAACATATTCTTCTGGTGTTTTTGGAAGTTCTGTTACTCCAGCTTTATCAAATACTTCTTTGTTATAAACAAATCCATTTGCATTTGCTCCTGTAGCTAATCCATAAATAGTACCATCAACGTTTACATCACTTAAATAATCATATTTTTTTGATAATTCATCATAAGTACCTAATGGTTCAAAGAAATCTGGATATTGATTTTTTGTTATATTAGCAGGAATCATAAGAACATCCCCGTAATCATTTGTTCCCATTCTTGTAGAAATTGTATTTTGATAATCATTTAAATTTTCAAATTTTACAGTAACACCTTCATGTGTTTTTTCAAATTCCTCAGCATATGTTTTAAAAGTTTCATCCATATCAGTTCTATGTGTTAAAACTGTTAATGTCTTCCCCTTTGAAGATGAGCTTCCTCCACTAGATGTGCTACTTCCACAACCAATCATAGAAGTCATTGTCATTGCTCCAGCAATAGCTAAAGCCATACATTTTGTAAATTTCATTTTACATACCCCGTTTCTTCTAAATTTTATAGCTATTCATATAATTTATAATTTTTATTTATAATTTTTTATTTATATATATCCTAAATTTTTGTATTTAATAAAATTTAGAATTAATACCTCTGTAATTGTTTACTTTTATTTGATTATGTTCCTTTCTATTGGTCCACAGGCACAGAAGCTGCATATAAAACAACTGAAGGAAATACTAAAAAATAAAAATATTATTGGTATAGTTACAAATCTAAGCATAATACCTGCTGCAAATACTAATAAGCATACTGCAAGTGTTATAATTGAATATTTAATGTTTATCATTGATAAAAGATATGAATTTTTTACTATATCTTTTATTTTCAAATCAACTAATATAGTCATTGGGTATAAATATATAAAAGACATTAACACTATTGCTGAAATTACTGAAATTATGAACATCATGCAGTAGCATGCTATTCCTGTTAATTGAAAATAGTAAAGAAATGCACATCCTATTACAATTGCAACAATAGACTGTAATATTCCTAATATTAATGATTGCTTCCAATTCTTTTTAAATGATTCCTTAAAATCATAAAACCAATCTACAGGCTCATCTTTAACCATTTTTATAGTCACACTTGTAAGTGCTCCAATGGCTGGCCCTATTGTAACTATTGGAATACAAAATATTAAACATATACAATTTAGTTTTATTAAATTACTAAATTCACGAGTTAATGTCTCTATTATTAGAGGAACCCCCCGTTTTTTAGGAGCATTTCTATCTATTCCTGCTCCAGCTTTTGCATAGTTAGGGAACAAAAATCTAAACATTTCTATCACTCCATATTTTTATGTTTTAATTTGTTATTGTTTTTGTAGTTTCTTTATCAAACAAATGAATTTTTTCTGTATCAAATTTAACAGAAACGCCTTGTCCAATTTCACATTTATAACTTCCAACTGTTCGCACTGTAAATCTAACATCATTTGAATTTACGTATATATAAGATTCAGCTCCCATTAATTCCTTTAATTCAACTTCACCATTTATGGTATATTCTTTATCTACAATAGATAAATCATTAGGTCTTATTCCAGCTGAAATAGTTTTTCCTACATACCCATCAAGGCATCCATTTTGGTTCTTACTCTCTGGAAGTAGAATTTTATAATTTGCAAATTTCAAATAAAACTCATCGTCTTTCTTTTTAAGTTCGCAATCAAAGAAGTTCATCTGAGGCATTCCTATAAAACCAGCAACAAACTTATTACAAGGACAATCAAATAACTTTTGTGGAATATCATTTTGTTGTATATAACCATCCTTCATAACAACAATTCTATCTGCCATTGTCATTGCTTCAACCTGATCATGTGTTACATACACAAATGTCGTTTGTAATTTTTCATGAAGTTGTTTTATTACAGCTCTCATTTCTCCACGAAGTTTTGCATCTAAATTTGAAAGTGGTTCATCGAATAAAAATACTGAAGGATTACGAACCATTGATCTTCCTACTGCTACACGCTGCCTTTGTCCACCTGAAAGTGCCTTAGGTTTACGATTTAATAAATATTCAATATCTAAATCTTTAGCTACCTTTCTAATTTTTTGATCTATAACTTTTTTATCTTCTTTAGCTAATTCTAATCCAAACGCTAAATTTTTATATACTGTCATATGAGGATATAATGCATAATTCTGAAATACCATGGAAATATCTCTTTCCTTAGGTGCAATTTCATTTACAAGCCTTTCTCCAATATACATCTCCCCACCTGAAATATCTTCGAGTCCTGCAATCATTCGGAGTGTTGTTGATTTTCCACATCCAGATGGTCCTACTAAAACCACAAATTCTTTATCTTCAATTTCTAAATTTAAATCAGGAACAACGGTTACATTGCCCGGATATGTTTTAACAATATGTCTTAGTGATATACCAGCCATAATTAGCCTCCTTAATAAAATCTTGTGTAAGGTCTTATTTTTACTTACTTGCTTTACTTGATGTCTTAATTATATTTTTAACCACTCTTCATGTAAACGTAAATCAGTACTTGCAATAATTTTAGTTTATATACAGTAAAATTTGTTTATTCTTTCAATTTAAAGCTTCTAATTTCTATCTAAAAACAAAAAAAGAATTACCTAAAAATAAGTAATTCTTAAATCATATTATTATTTATCTCTATATAATCTCCATTTATCATTAGCTTCTTTTTCTATTTTTTTAGTATCTTCTGATGTTATATAATTCTGTATAAATGTATAATCAAGTCCTATACTTTTTCTTAAATAAGTATATTTATCATGAAGTATACTCTCTTCATCATTTTTAGTAGCTATACTTTCTTGAAAAATTACTGGAAGATTAAATTTATTTAATTCATCTATCATTTTTAAATTATCTTGACTTCCTCGTAAACTTGACATTATGTTTACAGCATTTGCATATCTGTCTTCTTCAAATAAAAATTTTAAAAATGTCTTTGAAGCATCTGGATACTTAGTATTTTTACTAATCCCCATTCTATAGTCTCCACTCATCTTTATAACATTTGTTTCTGGTATTGGAAACATACCTAAATCATTTTTGTCCATACCCAAATCAACCAACTGATTTATAAAATCTGAATTCCAAATTATCATAGAAGTCTTTCCATTAATAATATCTTCTTTGCATTGTGCCCAGTCATAATTCACCATATCACTTTCACAATATCCTAATGTATATATTTTTTTTACAAAATTTAATGATTTATATATCTCTCCATCACTTGAAAAAACATCTTTAGATTCTCCAATTAATTTATCTTCCATATGAACATTATATAAATACGGTATGGTATCTATCCATGTATTCATAATCCATGATTGTCTATAATTTAACGCAATGGGAACTATTCCATTATTTTTTATCTTACTGCATATATTAAAAAATTCGTCTTCTGTTTTGGGATATGTATCTATATCTAGATTATTAAATATTTCTTTATTGTAAATTACTCCCATCCATAAAGATGATGTTTGCAGAGTATATAGTAAGTTATCGCTTCCAAGTCCTGATATATAATCATAAATATTATCACCATTAAACCCCAAATCATCTATTGGTAAAAAATAATTAGAAAATTCTCTTTTATCTATACTTGCTGGAACAAGTGTAACGTCTGCTAAATCTCCAACAGCCGCTTTTCTTTCAAGGATTTCTTCTACATCACCTATTAGTTCTAAATTTACATGCACGTTAGGATACATTTTTTCGAATTCATCAATAAGTT
This genomic interval carries:
- a CDS encoding ABC transporter ATP-binding protein; protein product: MAGISLRHIVKTYPGNVTVVPDLNLEIEDKEFVVLVGPSGCGKSTTLRMIAGLEDISGGEMYIGERLVNEIAPKERDISMVFQNYALYPHMTVYKNLAFGLELAKEDKKVIDQKIRKVAKDLDIEYLLNRKPKALSGGQRQRVAVGRSMVRNPSVFLFDEPLSNLDAKLRGEMRAVIKQLHEKLQTTFVYVTHDQVEAMTMADRIVVMKDGYIQQNDIPQKLFDCPCNKFVAGFIGMPQMNFFDCELKKKDDEFYLKFANYKILLPESKNQNGCLDGYVGKTISAGIRPNDLSIVDKEYTINGEVELKELMGAESYIYVNSNDVRFTVRTVGSYKCEIGQGVSVKFDTEKIHLFDKETTKTITN
- a CDS encoding ABC transporter substrate-binding protein — its product is MKFTKCMALAIAGAMTMTSMIGCGSSTSSGGSSSSKGKTLTVLTHRTDMDETFKTYAEEFEKTHEGVTVKFENLNDYQNTISTRMGTNDYGDVLMIPANITKNQYPDFFEPLGTYDELSKKYDYLSDVNVDGTIYGLATGANANGFVYNKEVFDKAGVTELPKTPEEYVNALKQIKEKCPDVIPYYTNYKDSWTLTNFSNGIETSMAGDTDYLNKMFYDKNEFLPGSVTYTSLKLLYDAVANQCVEQDPMTSDWEYSKQAMADGKIGVMCLGSWAIGQIKAKSQNPDNIKFMAAPSTVNGKQNIQVAADYRMGVNKNSENKEVAKDFVKFFVERYPQDSNMLSSLKGTELPDFLKTGGNVELIQQKAGTTEQAKDFDAVQKESLINLSDPTWIKTVIEIGLGNGKQSFDDYMKSLNESWVKGIDSIGK
- a CDS encoding YesL family protein codes for the protein MFRFLFPNYAKAGAGIDRNAPKKRGVPLIIETLTREFSNLIKLNCICLIFCIPIVTIGPAIGALTSVTIKMVKDEPVDWFYDFKESFKKNWKQSLILGILQSIVAIVIGCAFLYYFQLTGIACYCMMFIISVISAIVLMSFIYLYPMTILVDLKIKDIVKNSYLLSMINIKYSIITLAVCLLVFAAGIMLRFVTIPIIFLFFSISFSCFICSFCACGPIERNIIK
- a CDS encoding ABC transporter substrate-binding protein; this encodes MLKNIKRVWIIILLAMIGFAIQIVALSKSLNYDKDDRTQNFLHGNIDFVSNRTDKSDELNELIDEFEKMYPNVHVNLELIGDVEEILERKAAVGDLADVTLVPASIDKREFSNYFLPIDDLGFNGDNIYDYISGLGSDNLLYTLQTSSLWMGVIYNKEIFNNLDIDTYPKTEDEFFNICSKIKNNGIVPIALNYRQSWIMNTWIDTIPYLYNVHMEDKLIGESKDVFSSDGEIYKSLNFVKKIYTLGYCESDMVNYDWAQCKEDIINGKTSMIIWNSDFINQLVDLGMDKNDLGMFPIPETNVIKMSGDYRMGISKNTKYPDASKTFLKFLFEEDRYANAVNIMSSLRGSQDNLKMIDELNKFNLPVIFQESIATKNDEESILHDKYTYLRKSIGLDYTFIQNYITSEDTKKIEKEANDKWRLYRDK